The sequence GTCGCTGCATCTACCCTTGGATCATCCGGATCATACAAGCCGCATAGCCGTAGCGCACGCCGCACATCAATCGTCTGACCCAAAAACTCGTACACCACCCGCGCGCAGCACGGCATGCGTTCGCCGCTGCCGGAGACGCCGAGCTTGAGGCCGGTGAGGCGGGTGACGCGGTTCTTGAAGGAAGGGAAGAGGATCGTCTGTGTCATTTCCAGGCCGGTGAGTGACTCGTAGTCGGCGAGGAAGATGCGGTCGGTGAGGAAGTGGGCCATGCCGAGGTAGATGCCGTGGTAGGCCTTTTCGTGCGGGTGTTCGACGAGGCGTTCGGTGCGCTGGTAGTAGACGCGGCCGTCGCGTTGTTCCAGGCACACCAAGGTGCGCAGGATCTTGCCGGGGCAGGCCATCGAGCGGTAGGTCTCGAAGTAGTAGCCGAGGTATTTGTCGAGCCCGGCGGTGCCGATGGCCTTGAGGTGGGCGAGGTGCGGGGCTTCGGGCGCCGTGGACTCGGGCGCGGGGGTGTGGCGCGGGCGCACTTGCACCAGGCGTTCGAACTGGGCGCTGGGCAGCAGGATTTCGTGTTCTTCGACGCCGAAGAATTCGCAGAAGCGCCGCAGGGTGTTGGCCGAGGGGCGGTAGCGGCCGCTGAGGTAGCGGTTGAACTGGGGGCGGTTCACATTGAGCCGCCGGCACACTTCGGCGATGGATTTGTAGTAGCTGCACAGCAGGCGCAGGTTGCGCGCGAAATCGTCGTGCATGGGAGGCTCCCGGGGCAATTACTTGCCCGTCATTGACTGCGTCTGGCGCAGTATGGCGCAGTTTTCGCGCCAATGCGCAACGTTTCGACCCACTCCGTCAAATTGTCGTGTGGCCCGTCGGTTGTTGAAATGGGCTTGCCGTCCGGCATGAAAA comes from Denitromonas sp. and encodes:
- a CDS encoding helix-turn-helix transcriptional regulator, with the translated sequence MHDDFARNLRLLCSYYKSIAEVCRRLNVNRPQFNRYLSGRYRPSANTLRRFCEFFGVEEHEILLPSAQFERLVQVRPRHTPAPESTAPEAPHLAHLKAIGTAGLDKYLGYYFETYRSMACPGKILRTLVCLEQRDGRVYYQRTERLVEHPHEKAYHGIYLGMAHFLTDRIFLADYESLTGLEMTQTILFPSFKNRVTRLTGLKLGVSGSGERMPCCARVVYEFLGQTIDVRRALRLCGLYDPDDPRVDAATRAAVVNDVAPGEWHFRGRF